The Streptomonospora litoralis genome window below encodes:
- a CDS encoding ArsR/SmtB family transcription factor — protein sequence MADDELSATFAALADPTRRAILARLADGEATVNELAEPFDISMQAISKHLKVLERAGLITRGRDAQWRPCRLERAPLEAASGWIERYREIQRDRMDRLDRTIQALKRTDDAADEDTGR from the coding sequence ATGGCAGATGACGAACTGAGCGCGACGTTCGCGGCGTTGGCCGATCCCACCAGGCGGGCCATCCTCGCCCGCCTGGCCGACGGCGAGGCCACGGTCAACGAGCTCGCCGAGCCGTTCGACATCAGCATGCAGGCGATCTCCAAGCACCTGAAGGTGCTGGAACGGGCGGGACTGATCACCCGGGGGCGCGACGCGCAGTGGCGGCCCTGCCGTCTGGAGCGGGCGCCCTTGGAGGCCGCTTCGGGCTGGATCGAGCGGTACCGCGAGATCCAGCGCGACCGGATGGACCGCTTGGACCGGACGATCCAGGCGCTCAAGCGAACCGACGACGCAGCAGACGAGGACACCGGGCGCTAG
- the sigJ gene encoding RNA polymerase sigma factor SigJ: MNSETEALARYRALRPRLISVAYSLLGSVEESEDAVQEAWLRLHRTPTGEITDITAWLVTTVSRLALDSLRSARRRREEYVGEWLPEPLVDEADPADRVTLDESMSMAMLVVLETLSPAERTAFVLHDVFGLPFDEVGRVVGRSPAACRQLAARARKHVTARAPRFDVGPDEHRRIVEAFLSAIRGGDMDGLVSLLDPDAVLRSDGGGAVRSALHPILGARKVARFLLGIQARSAGLHELRHAAVNGRPGLLGIRDGRTESVAAIAVSGGRISEIDIVLNPEKLKRTGPA, encoded by the coding sequence GTGAACAGCGAAACCGAAGCCCTCGCCCGGTACCGGGCTCTGCGTCCGCGCCTTATCTCGGTCGCCTATTCGCTGCTGGGCAGCGTCGAGGAGTCGGAGGACGCGGTGCAGGAGGCATGGCTTCGGCTGCACCGCACCCCGACCGGCGAGATCACCGATATCACCGCCTGGCTGGTGACCACGGTCTCTCGGCTCGCGCTGGACTCCCTGCGTTCGGCACGCCGCCGGCGTGAGGAGTACGTCGGCGAGTGGCTGCCCGAGCCGCTGGTGGACGAGGCCGACCCGGCCGACCGCGTCACGCTCGACGAGTCGATGAGCATGGCGATGCTGGTCGTGCTGGAGACCCTCTCCCCCGCCGAGCGCACGGCCTTCGTCCTGCACGACGTGTTCGGCCTGCCGTTCGACGAGGTGGGGCGCGTGGTGGGGCGCAGTCCGGCGGCCTGCCGACAGCTCGCCGCGCGGGCGCGAAAGCACGTCACCGCCCGAGCGCCGCGTTTCGACGTCGGCCCCGACGAGCACCGCAGGATCGTCGAGGCGTTCCTGTCGGCGATCCGCGGCGGCGACATGGACGGGCTGGTTTCGCTGCTCGACCCCGATGCCGTGCTGCGCTCCGACGGGGGCGGGGCGGTGCGCAGTGCGCTCCACCCCATCCTGGGGGCCCGCAAGGTGGCGCGCTTCCTGCTGGGCATCCAGGCCCGCTCGGCCGGGCTGCACGAGCTGCGCCACGCGGCCGTGAACGGCCGGCCGGGTCTGCTCGGGATACGTGACGGGCGGACCGAGAGCGTCGCCGCGATCGCGGTATCGGGCGGGCGCATCAGTGAAATCGACATCGTCCTCAACCCGGAGAAGCTGAAGCGGACGGGACCGGCGTGA
- a CDS encoding PadR family transcriptional regulator, whose translation MDRRSSWLKGVLDLLVLATLVRGESYGYEIAKTLADSGFGRIRGGTLYPVLNRLEESGLVVAEFRAAEKGPGRRYYRITGAGRTTLKEQADLWLEFDSSVRSVLNQGGMA comes from the coding sequence ATGGACCGCCGTTCGAGCTGGCTCAAAGGCGTCCTGGACCTGCTGGTGCTCGCCACCCTGGTCCGCGGCGAGAGCTACGGCTACGAGATCGCCAAGACGCTCGCCGACTCCGGCTTCGGCCGGATCCGCGGCGGCACCCTCTATCCGGTGCTCAACCGGCTGGAGGAGTCCGGCTTGGTGGTCGCCGAGTTCCGGGCCGCCGAGAAGGGCCCCGGCCGCCGCTACTACCGGATCACCGGCGCCGGACGCACCACATTGAAGGAGCAGGCCGACCTGTGGCTGGAGTTCGACTCCTCGGTGCGCTCCGTCCTCAATCAGGGAGGCATGGCATGA
- a CDS encoding TetR family transcriptional regulator produces the protein MTNPTEVPGLSGRRAQAVRNDSAIVDAARAVFLDDPKAPVAAVAARAGVGISALYRRYGGKEDLLRQVCHDGLRRYIAEAEAALAEEDGWRAFTGFLYRIVDADVHSLTVHLADGFTPTPEMGADAARAEESAEMLTRRAHDSGRMHPGFTAADIVLILQGCAAVRCADPERTRVLRRRYLALQLDGLDTARGATREAGLPGPPASEEELGLRRRR, from the coding sequence ATGACGAACCCGACCGAGGTCCCCGGTCTCTCCGGTCGCCGCGCTCAGGCGGTGCGCAACGACTCCGCGATCGTCGACGCGGCGCGCGCCGTTTTCCTCGACGATCCGAAGGCGCCCGTCGCCGCGGTCGCCGCGCGCGCGGGCGTCGGCATCAGCGCCCTCTACCGCCGCTACGGCGGCAAGGAGGACCTGCTGCGCCAGGTCTGCCACGACGGCCTGCGCCGCTACATCGCCGAAGCCGAGGCGGCGCTGGCCGAAGAGGACGGCTGGCGGGCCTTCACCGGATTCCTGTACCGGATCGTCGACGCCGACGTCCACTCGCTGACGGTGCACCTGGCGGACGGCTTCACCCCCACGCCCGAGATGGGCGCCGATGCCGCGCGCGCCGAGGAGTCGGCCGAGATGCTGACCCGTCGGGCGCACGATTCGGGCCGGATGCACCCGGGCTTCACCGCGGCCGACATCGTGCTGATCCTGCAGGGCTGCGCGGCCGTCCGCTGCGCCGATCCCGAGCGGACGCGCGTGCTGCGCCGGCGCTATCTCGCGCTGCAGTTGGACGGCTTGGACACCGCCCGTGGCGCGACGCGGGAGGCGGGCCTGCCCGGTCCGCCCGCGAGCGAGGAGGAACTGGGGCTGCGCCGGCGGCGGTGA
- a CDS encoding DUF2812 domain-containing protein → MTDYFDELAERLREHGARPDEVRATLDDLASFAAESGADPHSEFGPVGEFARQLTAGGGAEQAPPAPRGQDTWRWSADVFSAPRKLAEFGAQGWEMEEVDRFGAFLSRRDPDSPQQWEYRQEIADSYRSRAALARRLAPQGWEECGHWSVFVYLKRPKAASEGPAARVSDPPAVPRRRFFLGWAGTAAVLAALIAAGFALVRGTTLAGEALGGESAGGADAAAELAGMAVGAVVGAGAVLLAVWAVSALVARLRARRG, encoded by the coding sequence ATGACCGACTACTTCGACGAGCTCGCCGAGCGGCTGCGCGAGCACGGGGCGCGCCCGGACGAGGTCCGCGCCACCCTCGACGACCTGGCCTCCTTCGCCGCCGAAAGCGGCGCCGACCCGCATTCGGAATTCGGCCCCGTGGGCGAGTTCGCCCGGCAGCTGACCGCCGGCGGCGGTGCGGAGCAGGCGCCGCCCGCCCCGCGCGGGCAGGACACCTGGCGATGGAGCGCCGACGTCTTCTCCGCACCGCGCAAGCTCGCCGAGTTCGGCGCCCAGGGCTGGGAGATGGAGGAGGTCGACCGGTTCGGCGCGTTCCTGAGCCGGCGCGACCCCGACAGTCCGCAGCAGTGGGAGTACCGCCAGGAGATCGCCGACTCCTACCGCAGCCGTGCGGCGCTCGCCCGGCGGCTCGCTCCCCAGGGCTGGGAGGAGTGCGGCCACTGGTCGGTGTTCGTCTATCTGAAGCGCCCCAAGGCGGCCAGCGAGGGCCCGGCGGCGCGGGTGAGCGACCCGCCGGCCGTGCCCCGGCGCCGGTTCTTCCTGGGCTGGGCCGGAACGGCGGCGGTGCTGGCCGCCCTGATCGCGGCTGGGTTCGCCCTCGTGCGCGGCACCACCCTCGCCGGCGAGGCCCTGGGCGGGGAGTCGGCCGGAGGCGCCGACGCCGCCGCGGAGCTGGCCGGAATGGCGGTGGGAGCCGTCGTCGGCGCGGGCGCCGTGCTGCTCGCCGTGTGGGCGGTGTCGGCCCTTGTCGCCCGCCTGCGCGCGCGGCGGGGCTGA
- a CDS encoding SRPBCC family protein, whose amino-acid sequence MADTTDTTEIIVEPGRHDIVMTRFFDAAPETVFRALVDPELVVQWWGAGGGDLELAEFDARPGGTYRNISRDEDGNEYVFKGVFHDAVEGERLVNTFEFEGLPGHVCLEITRLEAAEGGRTRYTQVSVYETVEDRDGMAASMEEGARASLDKLAELVESA is encoded by the coding sequence ATGGCTGACACCACCGACACCACCGAGATCATCGTCGAGCCGGGCCGGCACGACATCGTCATGACCCGCTTCTTCGACGCCGCGCCCGAGACCGTCTTCCGGGCACTGGTCGACCCCGAGCTGGTCGTCCAGTGGTGGGGCGCCGGCGGGGGCGACTTGGAACTCGCCGAGTTCGACGCGCGGCCGGGAGGCACCTATCGCAACATCAGCCGCGACGAGGACGGCAACGAGTACGTCTTCAAGGGTGTCTTCCACGACGCCGTGGAGGGCGAGCGGCTCGTGAACACCTTCGAGTTCGAGGGCCTGCCGGGACACGTGTGCCTGGAGATCACCCGCCTCGAAGCGGCCGAGGGCGGCCGGACCAGGTACACGCAGGTCTCCGTCTACGAGACGGTCGAGGACCGCGACGGCATGGCCGCCAGCATGGAAGAGGGCGCCCGCGCGAGCCTGGACAAGCTCGCCGAGCTGGTGGAATCAGCCTGA
- a CDS encoding sugar isomerase domain-containing protein, protein MTDEADFGALMRERLALVQERNAAALSEVADVLMERGVRGGGVVLAAGAGHSFNAVSEAFHRAGGLATVKPLHAPEVLPYNGASSSTAAERRPGLAAEVLTRAAPDAGDVLFVFSNSGINPYPVEMAREAADRRIPVVAVTSRACNAAAPPRAGSTLGDEADHVLDTLVEPGDVSYPPENPVTGPMSSLANAYLWNLLLAELHSRAAAAGLDLPLWRSSNVPGGDEANAGLLEHYRPRIPELA, encoded by the coding sequence ATGACGGACGAAGCAGACTTCGGGGCACTGATGCGCGAACGCCTCGCGCTGGTCCAGGAGCGCAACGCGGCGGCGCTGTCCGAGGTCGCCGACGTGCTGATGGAGCGGGGCGTGCGCGGCGGCGGCGTCGTCCTCGCCGCCGGGGCCGGGCACTCCTTCAACGCCGTGAGCGAGGCCTTCCACCGGGCGGGCGGACTGGCCACCGTCAAACCGCTCCACGCACCCGAAGTCCTCCCCTACAACGGCGCCTCCTCCAGCACCGCGGCCGAGCGCCGGCCGGGGCTGGCGGCCGAGGTGCTGACCCGCGCCGCCCCCGACGCAGGCGACGTGCTGTTCGTCTTCTCGAACTCGGGCATCAATCCCTACCCGGTGGAGATGGCGCGGGAGGCCGCCGACCGCCGGATCCCCGTCGTCGCCGTGACGTCGCGGGCGTGCAACGCGGCCGCGCCCCCGCGGGCGGGCAGCACCCTCGGCGACGAGGCCGACCACGTACTCGACACCCTCGTCGAGCCCGGCGACGTCTCCTATCCGCCCGAAAACCCCGTCACGGGCCCCATGTCGAGCCTGGCCAACGCCTATCTGTGGAACCTGCTGCTCGCCGAGCTGCACTCCCGCGCCGCGGCGGCGGGCCTCGACCTCCCGCTGTGGCGCTCCTCCAACGTGCCGGGAGGCGACGAGGCCAACGCGGGGCTGCTGGAGCACTACCGGCCCCGCATCCCCGAACTGGCCTGA
- a CDS encoding class I SAM-dependent methyltransferase produces MSQPHSQHSAQPDDSAATLDAMRSHWDGQAARYDRSMDRVERAVIGDGRSWVCGQARGRTLEVAVGTGRNLELYGDDVELTGVDLSPRMLDIARRRARGLEHVAELREADAEHLPFADAHFDTVVATLSLCSVPDVAGAVAEMRRVLRPGGRLLLLDHVRPTFGPLRWALRGLERLTERTQPGSGERFLRRPLEQVRDQGFRIEVSERSKAGAVERLSALKPG; encoded by the coding sequence ATGTCCCAACCCCATTCCCAACACTCCGCACAGCCCGACGACTCCGCCGCGACGCTCGACGCGATGCGCTCCCACTGGGACGGGCAGGCCGCGCGCTACGACCGGTCGATGGACCGCGTGGAGCGCGCCGTCATCGGCGACGGCCGTTCCTGGGTGTGCGGCCAGGCCCGCGGCCGGACGTTGGAGGTGGCGGTGGGCACCGGGCGCAACCTGGAGCTCTACGGCGACGACGTGGAGCTGACCGGCGTCGACCTCAGCCCGCGGATGCTGGACATCGCCCGGCGGCGCGCCCGCGGCCTGGAGCACGTGGCCGAGCTGCGCGAAGCCGACGCCGAGCACCTGCCCTTTGCCGACGCCCACTTCGACACCGTGGTGGCGACCCTTTCGCTGTGCTCGGTGCCTGACGTGGCCGGCGCGGTCGCCGAGATGCGCCGGGTCCTGCGCCCGGGCGGCCGCCTGCTGCTGCTGGACCACGTGCGCCCCACCTTCGGGCCGCTGCGCTGGGCGCTGCGCGGCCTGGAACGGCTGACCGAGCGCACCCAGCCCGGCAGCGGGGAGCGCTTCCTGCGCCGCCCCTTGGAGCAGGTGCGCGACCAGGGTTTCCGCATCGAGGTCAGCGAGCGTTCCAAGGCCGGCGCCGTGGAGCGGTTGAGCGCCCTCAAACCGGGGTAG
- a CDS encoding SAM-dependent methyltransferase, whose amino-acid sequence MNSPGEDDASEQPTAEEIPDVDTTVPHTGRVWNYWLGGRDNFAADRELGDRIREFLPTVVELARADRAFLGRAVTFLARDAGIRQFLDVGSGLPTADNTHEVAQAAAPDARIVYVDNDPLIHAHARALLFGTPEGATDYVHADLRDTAAVLRAAERTLDLSRPVALSMLGVVEHITDAEGAYELVGGLVDALPSGSYLVLAHDTDVVHGAVSAEAVRRWNESATPGITLRRPEEIARLFDGLEVLEPGLVSTSRWRPEPTADGAAPPEVDAFCAVARKP is encoded by the coding sequence ATGAACAGTCCAGGCGAAGACGACGCCTCCGAACAGCCCACGGCCGAGGAGATCCCCGACGTCGACACCACCGTTCCGCACACCGGACGGGTGTGGAACTACTGGCTCGGCGGCCGGGACAACTTCGCGGCCGACCGCGAACTCGGCGACCGCATCCGCGAGTTCCTGCCCACGGTCGTCGAGCTGGCCCGCGCCGACCGCGCGTTCCTCGGACGCGCCGTCACCTTCCTGGCCCGTGACGCCGGCATCCGCCAGTTCCTCGACGTGGGCAGCGGGCTGCCCACCGCGGACAACACCCACGAGGTGGCCCAGGCCGCCGCGCCCGACGCGCGCATCGTCTACGTCGACAACGACCCGCTGATCCACGCCCACGCCCGTGCGCTGCTGTTCGGCACCCCCGAGGGCGCCACCGACTACGTCCACGCCGACCTGCGCGACACCGCCGCCGTCCTGCGGGCCGCCGAGCGCACGCTGGACCTGAGCCGCCCCGTCGCGCTGAGCATGCTCGGCGTCGTCGAGCACATCACCGACGCCGAGGGCGCCTACGAACTCGTCGGCGGCCTGGTCGACGCGCTGCCCTCGGGCAGCTACCTGGTGCTCGCCCACGACACCGACGTCGTCCACGGCGCGGTCTCCGCAGAGGCGGTGCGCCGGTGGAACGAGAGCGCGACACCGGGGATCACGCTGCGCCGCCCCGAAGAGATCGCCCGCCTCTTCGACGGCCTGGAGGTGCTGGAACCCGGCCTCGTCTCCACCTCGCGCTGGCGCCCCGAGCCCACCGCCGACGGCGCCGCCCCACCCGAGGTCGACGCCTTCTGCGCCGTGGCCCGCAAGCCCTGA
- a CDS encoding carboxymuconolactone decarboxylase family protein gives MNARMNLVEQAPAAYQAMRGLEGFLAQSPLPESTLLLVKLRASQINGCAFCVDMHGKHAKQAGESDERLFATAVWQESPLFTGAERAALALTEDMTRFADRAERVGDEVWDEAARHYDEPTLAALIIAITTINAWNRIAVATRMVPGSAVPA, from the coding sequence TTGAACGCACGGATGAACCTTGTCGAGCAGGCCCCGGCCGCCTACCAGGCCATGCGGGGACTGGAGGGGTTTCTGGCTCAGAGCCCGCTGCCCGAGTCCACTCTGCTGCTCGTGAAGCTGCGGGCCAGCCAGATCAACGGCTGCGCCTTCTGCGTGGACATGCACGGCAAGCACGCGAAGCAGGCCGGCGAGAGCGACGAGCGCCTGTTCGCGACGGCGGTGTGGCAGGAGTCGCCGCTGTTCACCGGGGCCGAGCGGGCGGCGCTGGCGCTGACCGAGGACATGACGCGCTTCGCCGACCGCGCCGAGCGGGTCGGTGACGAGGTGTGGGACGAGGCGGCCCGCCACTACGACGAGCCCACCCTGGCGGCCCTGATCATCGCGATCACGACCATCAACGCCTGGAACCGCATCGCGGTGGCCACCCGGATGGTTCCCGGCTCCGCCGTCCCGGCCTGA